The following are from one region of the Mesorhizobium sp. B4-1-4 genome:
- the purC gene encoding phosphoribosylaminoimidazolesuccinocarboxamide synthase — MKNRRRIYEGKAKILYEGPEPGTLIQFFKDDATAFNKKKHEVVDGKGVLNNRISEHIFNHLNRMGIPTHFIRRLNMREQLIKEVEIIPLEVVVRNVAAGSLSKRLGIDEGTVLPRSIIEFYYKADALDDPMVSEEHITAFGWASPQEIDDIMALAIRVNDFLSGLFMGVGIQLVDFKIECGRLFEGDMMRIVVADEISPDSCRLWDVATQDKLDKDRFRRDMGGLVEAYQEVARRLGIMNENEPPRPTGPVLVASTDGLKGKPH; from the coding sequence ATGAAAAATCGCCGCCGCATTTATGAAGGCAAGGCCAAGATCCTCTATGAGGGACCCGAGCCGGGCACGCTCATCCAGTTCTTCAAGGATGATGCCACCGCTTTCAACAAGAAGAAACACGAGGTCGTCGACGGCAAGGGTGTGCTCAACAACCGTATTTCCGAGCACATCTTCAACCATCTGAACCGCATGGGCATCCCGACCCATTTCATCCGCCGGCTCAACATGCGCGAGCAGTTGATCAAGGAAGTCGAGATCATCCCGCTCGAAGTGGTGGTGCGCAATGTCGCCGCCGGTTCGCTGTCCAAGCGCCTCGGCATCGACGAAGGCACCGTTTTGCCGCGCTCGATCATCGAATTCTATTACAAGGCGGACGCGCTCGACGATCCGATGGTCTCGGAAGAGCACATCACGGCTTTCGGCTGGGCGAGCCCGCAGGAGATCGACGACATCATGGCGCTCGCCATCCGCGTCAACGACTTCCTCTCCGGCCTGTTCATGGGTGTCGGCATCCAACTCGTCGACTTCAAGATCGAGTGCGGCCGTCTGTTCGAGGGCGACATGATGCGCATCGTCGTCGCCGACGAGATTTCGCCGGACTCCTGCCGCCTGTGGGACGTGGCGACGCAGGACAAGCTCGACAAGGACCGTTTCCGCCGTGACATGGGCGGCCTCGTCGAGGCCTACCAGGAAGTCGCCCGCCGCCTCGGCATCATGAACGAGAACGAGCCGCCTCGCCCGACCGGCCCGGTGCTTGTCGCCTCGACCGATGGCCTCAAGGGCAAGCCGCATTAA
- a CDS encoding DUF1476 domain-containing protein codes for MSSMKDREEGFERKFAFDEELRFKASARRNKALGLWAAEKLGKSGADADAYAKEVVVSDIEEAGDHDVFRKIRRDFDAAGVAQSDHQIRRTMDELMAQAIEQIKNT; via the coding sequence ATGAGCAGCATGAAGGATCGCGAAGAGGGCTTTGAGCGCAAGTTTGCCTTCGATGAGGAACTCCGGTTCAAGGCCTCGGCGCGCCGCAACAAGGCGCTTGGCCTGTGGGCCGCCGAAAAGCTCGGAAAATCGGGTGCCGACGCCGATGCCTACGCCAAGGAAGTCGTTGTTTCGGATATCGAGGAAGCCGGCGATCATGACGTGTTCCGCAAGATCCGCAGGGATTTCGATGCCGCGGGCGTCGCCCAGTCGGACCATCAGATCCGCCGCACCATGGACGAACTGATGGCGCAGGCCATCGAGCAGATCAAGAACACCTGA